The following is a genomic window from Pseudopipra pipra isolate bDixPip1 chromosome 2, bDixPip1.hap1, whole genome shotgun sequence.
AAACCACGCAGGCGAGGGAGGAGGAACAAAGGGGCTGTGgagtaacttcttttttttttttcttgttttcattgaGCTAGCTAGGATTATTGAGGCAACAACGGAAAGAGACCGCTCCCGAGCTTTGGGAGGACCGGCTATCCCGTCGGGCTGCGgcggctcccccggccccggcccctgTCCCATTCGCACCGCTCCCCCGCCACAGACAAGACCCATCGCCAAAGCCTCGCGCAAAACCGCGtttgaggaaaaacaaacaaacaaacaaacaagaaaaacccagaaaaaataccaaagcaaacaaacaaaaaaaacccaaatccaagCCAACCAAAGAAAAAGTTCCCCACACCAAACCACCGCCGACCTCATTCCTTACCAagccaaggaaaagaaagaaaagcataaagtaatgaaaaaagaCCCAAACCAAACGTAGTATCATCATCACCGACAGTTTCGCCTTCCGGGTTTGTTGGTCGGTTTTGTTTTCCTTCGGAAAGTTGTGACTTAGGTTTCTCGGTTTGTGGTTGTTGCTGTCACGGTATTTATtggtgtgtgtctgtgtgtgtttacGCTTTAAGTTGCGCTTTCTCCCGCTTTCTGTCAGGGGTGGGGGGGTAGAGGGGGAATGGGCCCGCAGAAGTGACCCCCGTGGGTTTCCAGAGCGTTTTtacctcctctctcctcttctcGTTGATGTCCCGgtgtcttttttgttttaataattgaTAGCGCACCCCCCCTCACACACGCACACCCCCCCCTCTCCCCGACTAGTTCGCCTTTAGTTTCTACATCGTCCCGTGGTCCCCAGGAGCCTCCCACGGCGTCTCAGGCGACGGTGGCGGTGCGTGGGCGtcccccgcggccccggcccggcccccccccggtgcccccgaTGCTGGGGCcgcccctcccgcccgcccctAATAGGTGGCGGAAAATTTCATCCGTTTCTGCTTCTGTCTCTGGTTGCAAAACCAAACCCGCACCACGTTCTTTTTGAGGTCCAATTTCTCGGCGATGGCGGCGATCTTCTCGGAGGAGGGCCGGGGCTGGACGGCGAAGTACGCCTCCAGTGAGCGCTTCTCTGGGGCGGCGATGGAAGTCCGCTTGCGCTTCTTCTCGCCCCCGTTGAAGAGCTCGGGCTTGTTCATTTTTTCCCGCTGGGCGCCCTCGGCCTCCTCCAGCCAGGCCTGCAGGATGGGTTTGAGGGCGATCATATTGTTGTGGGAGAGGGTGAGGGACTCGAAGCGGCAGATGGTGCTCTGGCTGAGGGAGCCCACCCCCGGGATCTTCAGGTTGGCCAGAGCCGAGCCCACGTCGGCCTGGGTCACCCCCAGCTTGATGCGGCGCTGCTTGAAGCGCTCGGCGAAGGCCTCCAGCTCTCGTGGGTCCGTGTCCGAGTCGCAGATGGAGGCCAGGCCGGCCGCCCCCACCACCGCCGCCGCCGAGGCCACTTGCCCCGCGGCCCCGTGGTGCGCGGCCACCAGCCCCGGGTGCGGCAGCCCCGACGGCATGTTCATGGCGGCCGGGTGCGAGAGGTGGCCCAGACCGTGCATGTGCGAGTGCGGGTGGGCCGAGGTGGAGATGaggccgccgccgcctccgccgccgccgccgccgcccccgccgctgccggccccgccgccgccgccgcccgccccgtcgtggccgccgccgccgccgcctccgccgccgccgccgccgggcatGAGCGCGAGGGACGGGGAGGTGATGTGGTCGAGGAGGTCGCCGGGCTCCAGCGcctggtgatggtggtggtggtggtgatggtggtgtGCCAGGGGCAcggtggaggtggaggtgcaGGGCACACTGTTCATGGTGTGGTATGTGGCGTCGGGCTTGAACGGGTGGCTCTTGCCCTGCGAGACAGCGATGTCGACGGCGGCCAGAGCCTCGGCCCGCGCCAGCAGGGTCTCATCGAGGCTGGCGAAGATattgctctgcagctgcaggagacaCAAAACAGAGCGGGGTGCAGGGAGAGAAGGGCAAGGGGGCAGAGATGGGGCAAAGCACGGAGGGGGAAGGGGACGGGCGGGGGAGAGCGTGGGGTTGCGGGAGCGCCGTGGGAAAGGAGGTGGAAAGTTGATGAAGGGGACAGAGAGGTGGGCAAAGTTGGGGTGATCGTACGGGCGGGGAGCCGACAGTAGGATGAGCGTGTAAAGGGGCACGGGGTGGTGGCGGTGGGGAGCCAAGAGGTTAGGGAAGCGTGGTATAGCAGGCGACAGCACGGGGAAGTGAGGAGAAACAGGGGATGGGGTACAATAATGGAGGggggagtgccgggggtggggggaaagcaAGGAGAgagcaaaagaggaaaagaagaggcGAAGAGTAGAAAGGGCAGGAAGCAAAGGGGAATCCgaaaaggagaggaggagggggtgaagggaaaaaataaattgaaaggagagaaatggaacgaaaggagaaaagaaaggaggagaagaaacGGATCTGTAACTCTCAGCTGGGGAATTGTGTCAAACACAAGAGCACATAAAACGCATTCCTTTTCAGAGGCCGAGtcataaaaattaatacagaaagTGGATGAAGTCGGAGACTCGTGTGAACACCGCTTTCAAAAAAGATCACAGGCGCTCAGATGATTGCAGaggaagacatgaaaaaaacattaagcGCCGCTTGTCAAAATGTGCCTCGCAGCGTTTTTTTATTAatgcacatacacatacatgcagtatacagaaaagagagagagagaaagaaa
Proteins encoded in this region:
- the POU4F1 gene encoding POU domain, class 4, transcription factor 1; this encodes MMSMNSKQPHFAMHPTLPEHKYPTLHSSSEAIRRACLPTPPLQSNIFASLDETLLARAEALAAVDIAVSQGKSHPFKPDATYHTMNSVPCTSTSTVPLAHHHHHHHHHHQALEPGDLLDHITSPSLALMPGGGGGGGGGGGGHDGAGGGGGGAGSGGGGGGGGGGGGGLISTSAHPHSHMHGLGHLSHPAAMNMPSGLPHPGLVAAHHGAAGQVASAAAVVGAAGLASICDSDTDPRELEAFAERFKQRRIKLGVTQADVGSALANLKIPGVGSLSQSTICRFESLTLSHNNMIALKPILQAWLEEAEGAQREKMNKPELFNGGEKKRKRTSIAAPEKRSLEAYFAVQPRPSSEKIAAIAEKLDLKKNVVRVWFCNQRQKQKRMKFSATY